The nucleotide window AGCCCACGGCGATGTTGTCGGCATAATGGGCGATGAAGCGCTTGGTCATCGCTTCCACCTCCGCATCGGGCAGGGCCACGCCCTCGCTCTTCAGGGCGCGGACGATGAGCAGGCGCGCGCCGCCGCCGATCATGTTGCGGGCCTCGTCGCGGTTCACCGGCGGGATGTTGTGCGGGGCAAGGACCAGGTCGAGGGCGTCCAGCAGGTCGGGCGCGGTATCAACCAGGGTGCCGTCGAGATCGAAGGCGACGACGGGACGGGTGGAAGCGGGTGGGGCAGTCATGTTCGGGCCTTTTCATCGGGGACAGACGGGGATGGGGGGCGCCGACCCCACCACCTGCCTTAAATCCTGCCGCTTTTTCGCGCGAGCGTCCGCGTCGATCACACGGCTGCGGCGGCATGGCGCAGCCTCGGGCGCAGGACCCGCCGGGATCGGACGTGAACTTGGCGGGCCCGGAACACCAGGGAGACTTGAATGCAGGGGATTGTTCTTTCCGTGGCGCGATCGCGGACCCGCCTGCGGAATCTGATGCCGGGGGGGCGCAGTACGCTGGCGGCGCTGGCCTTCGCGGGCCTTGGTACCGTCGCCGGCGCCGACGGCGCGCTGGCCCAGCCGGCTGCGCCCGCCCAGGGGGCTTACGAGTTCGCCGCCCCGCCCTCGGCCCAGGCAAACCGCGTCTATGGCCTCAACCGCCAGACCGGTGAGATGAACGTGTGCCAGTTCGAGCGGCCCGAGGGCAGCGCCGTGGGCATCACCCATTGCTTCGCGCAAGGGGAGGGGGCCGGCCCCCAGAAGGCCGGCAGCTACGCCCTCGCCCCCACCCATTACGAGGGCGAGACCGGCATCTTCCGGGTCAACCGCGACACCGGGGAGATGAGCATCTGCTACGTACGCGAAACCGCCCGGCCCCAGGGCGGAGCCGATTCCAGCCTGGTCTGTACCCCGGCGGCGCGTTGAGGCTTGGGGCCCATCGAGCCGTCGCGCCGCTTGTCGGCGGGCCGGATCGGGGCTAGAGCCGGAACGCGGCGGGGCGACCCGTCCCGCAGCAACGAAACGCCAATGCCCCACGCCGCGCCGGTTGGCCGCGCGAGGGGCACCGGAACGGAAACTCCCATGGTGCACGCCGAAGATCCGAAGCGCCGCGCGGCCGCTCACGCCCTCACCTACGTGACCGACGGCATGCGCCTCGGCCTCGGCACCGGCTCCACCGCCCGCCATTTCGTGGAGCTGTTGGCCGAGAAGGTCCATGCCGGCCTCAACATTCTCGGCGTGCCCACCTCAGAGCAGACTTTGTCGCAGGCGGTCTCCCTCGGCGTTCCGATCGCGACGCTCGACGAGGCCGGTCCGCTCGACCTGTGCATCGACGGGGCGGACGAGGTCGGCCCCGGCCTTGCCCTGATCAAGGGCGGCGGCGGAGCGCTACTGCGGGAGAAGATCGTCGCCAGCGCCGCGCGCGAGATGGTGGTGATCGCCGACTCGAGCAAGAAGGTGGCGATGCTCGGCCGCTTCCCGCTGCCCATCGAGGTGGTGGATTTCGGCGTCGCCTCCATCGAGCGCCATGTGGCCGATGCGGTGCGCAAGGCCGGCTGCGAAGGCCCGGTGAAGCTGCGCCGCGACGGCGATGGTCATCCTTTCGTCACCGATCAGGGCCACCTCATCCTCGACGTCCATCTCGGCCGCATCCCGGACCCGGCCGCGCTCGCCCGCGCGGTGGAGGAAGTCGCCGGCGTGGTCGAGCACGGGCTGTTCCTCGGCCTCGCCCGCCGGGTCGTGCTCGCGGGCGCGGACGGCATCACCGTGCTGGAGCCCGGCAGCTTCTGATTCCTCTTCCCGGAGAGAGACCCATGTTCATGTCCCATAGCGGCCGCTTCGGCGTGCGGCTCCTTCTCGCCGCCGCCTTTGCGGTGCCGGCCCTTCCGGTTCCCTTCGCCCTGGCCCAGCAGGCGCAGCCCGCCCAGCCGGCGGCGAAGGTGAGCGCACCCCATCTCCAGCTCGCCCGCGATCTGGTGGCGGTGAACGGCGAGGCCCGCGCCTTCGAGGGGATCATCCCCAACATCGTCGATGGCGCGGCGCTGTCGTTCCTCCAGACCAATCCCGATCTTGCCAAGCAGCTGCGCGAGGTCGCCATCATCGTGCGGCCGGAGTTCGAGGCGCGGCAGAGCGAGATCATCGACATTCTCGCCAGCTCCTACGCCCGCCACTTCACGGAAACCGAGCTGAAGGAGGCCATCACCTTCTATCGCTCGCCCACCGGCGCCAAGCTGGTGCAGGACCGTCCGGTCATCGTCCAGGAGGCGGTGCAGGGCATCCAGGCGTGGGGTGCGCAGGTGAACGCCCAGGCGGTGGAGCGGGTGCGCGCGGAAATGCGCAAGCGCGGCGTCGACCTGTAGGTCGCACGGGCTGGCTCGGGCTCAGGAAAAGGCTCCCGGCGCCGGCCGGGAGCCTTTTCGTTTTGGGGGGCCTCAGATCGCGTCGGTGCGGGCGTCGCGCGAGCCCTGCGGCGCGTCGGCCAGCGCCGCGAACAGGTTCTTGCGGTCGAGGTTGGGGTTGGAGTGAGGGTCCACCAGCGTGGTGGCGTGCCACAGCGCGTCGAAGCGCGCGTGCTGGGCCTTCAGCCGTTCGCGGTGGAGCTTGTTGCGGGCCTTCCCCCGCGAGGCCGATTCGTGGTGGATGAGCAGCGCGTACGGCGTGGTCACCACCTCATAGCCGGCGCGGCGGGCGCGCAGGCACAGGTCGATGTCGTTGCAATCCTCCTGGAACCGCTCCGCATCCAGCGGGCCGATGGCGTCCCACACGTCCCTGCGGATGAGCTGGCAGGCGCCGGTGACCGCCGACACGTCCTGCCGCGCCAGCAGCCGGCCCTCGGGGCCGGGCGTGTCCGGCAGGGCATGGGCGAACCAGTGGGAGGCATAGCCGAACAGGCCGACCATCACCCCCGCATGCTGGATGGTACGATCGGGATAGAGCAGCTTGGCCCCCACGATGCCGACGCCCGGCCGTAAGGCGAGCGCCACCATCTCGCCGAGCCAGCCCGCCTCGATCACCTCGATGTCGTTGTTGAGGAACAGGATCAGGTCGCCGGTAGCGGCCGCGACCCCGTTGTTGCAGATGCGCGGATAATTGAAGTCGCCATCGTCGCGCACGATGGTCGTGTCGGGCCATGTGGCCTTCATCTCCGCGAACAGGGCGAAGGTCTCCGGCTCCACCGAGCCGTTGTCCACGATGATGATCTCGAAATTGCGATAGGCCGTCTTCCCGATCAGCGAATCGAGCGCCATGCCCAGAAGGCCGGCGCGGTCGCGGGTGGGGATGACGATGGACACCTTGGGCGGCACCGCCGGCAGGGGGAAATCCGGCCGCAGGAAATGGGTCCCGGCCTCCGGCACCACGCTGACCGGCACGTTGAGCACGCCTTCGAGCGCCTGCGCGGCCAGCCGGGCGGTTTCAGGCGCGACGAAGCCCGGCGCCTTCTCCGGGCCGGAATAGGCGATGCGCGGCAGGTGCCGCACCGTACCGGCGCTGACCTCGGCCACCGTGCGCACGATGAGGTGATAGGGGGCGGCGGCGCCGAAGCCGGGATCGATCCCCAGTGCCCGGGTCCGCCCCGCCCGCAGCACGGTGAGCGCGCCCATATAGGGCGAGGCTTCCAGCAGGTGGCGATTGAAGGCCGGCTTGAACACGCCCGCCAGCGGCGTGCCGGACGCGTCGCAGCGCTCCTCGTCGGTATAGAGCAACTGGCAGTCGGGATGGGCCGCAAACGCTGCGCGGATGAGGGCCACGGCGTCCCGCGTGGGGCGGCCGTCGAGGTCCAGCAGGCAGATGAGGCCGTCGTCTGGCGCAGCGCTGGCGGCGAGGGCGGCCTTGAGCAAGCTGGCGTCGTCCGTCCCCTGCGCGGGCACGATGCGGCCGGTATCGCCCACCGCCTCCGCCAGCTTGTCGCCGTCGCGGGCCAGGCGGTCCGCGCTTGCGGCGACGATCCAGCTGAACGCCCGGTCGGTCTGCGCCGTCAGGGCCTGCGCGCAGGCGGCGATCTCCTTGAGCGTGCGCCCGTCCCCGGCCCCCGACAGGAACACGAGGGCCGGCGCCGCCCCTTCTGCCGGAACCTCGGTGAAGTCCTCCACGAAGGCGTCGCGGAAGCGCTGGTACTGCGCCCGCTTCAGGGACAGGCGGGCCTGCGCGGTCTGGCTGAGGGCGATGAGACTTAGGCCCAGATGGCGCGCCGCGCCCTCCGCCTGACGCCAGCGGCTCTGAAGGCCCTTCAGCCCGCCTTCGGGGGTGGAGAAGGACCCGTTCCGGAAAGCATGGAGCTTCAGCAGCAGCCGCCCGGCAGGAAACTGCCCGCGCACGGGATAGTAGCCGAGCCCCACCGCGCCTTCCGATACGCCCGCTCCGGTGACGACGATCCGCGCCGTACCGGCCGGCAGATCCGACGCCACCGGCGTGTCCGCCTCCGCCGGGAAGCTGGCGAGGGGCGTCCCGCGCCCGTCCTCCATGCGCACCACCAGCGGGCCAGGGACGCCCGTGGCGACCAGCACCGCCACCGCCCCGCCGGCACCCGGCAGACGCAGCAGGAGGGGCGGGAGAAAGGCCGCGGTGCCCGGTGCCGAGGTCGTGGCGCGCAGGGGCCGGGGCGGGATCACGTCGTTCAGCATGGGATGTGGTCCCGCCCCTTCGCGGCTTGTTCCGGCTCAGGCCGCCGGGCGATCCGTCCGGCCTGGGCCCCGGCGCATGGGGCACGACCGTGGCTTTCCCTTGACGGATGGGAGCGCCGGCCGTTTTGTGGCGGCCGTTGCGCGGCGCGAAGGACGGTTTGGAATGTCACGGCGAGAAGTCGACCTGTTTGTCATCGGCGCGGGCTCGGGCGGGGTGCGCGCGGCGCGCATCGCGGCCCAGCACGGCGCCCGGGTGATGATGGCGGAGGAATACCGCGTCGGCGGCACCTGTGTCATCCGTGGCTGCGTGCCCAAGAAGCTGTTCGTTTATGCCGGCCGTTTCGCCCACGATATCGAGGATATGGCTGGCTTCGGCTGGCGGGTGACCGAGCCGGAGTTCGACTGGCTGACCCTCGTCGCCAACAAGGACAAGGAGATCGCCCGCCTCGAGGCCATCTACCGCCGCAATGCGGAGAATGCCGGGGTGGAGGTGGTGGCCTCCCGCGCCGTGGTGGTGGGCCCCAACTCGGTCCGTCTCCTCGCCACCGGGGAGGAGATCGGGGCCCGCTACATCCTTCTCGCCACCGGCGCCCGGCCGGCGCTGGGCCCGGCCATTCCGGGCTGTGAGCTCGCCATCACCTCCAACGAGGCGTTCAACCTCACCCATTTCCCCAACCGCATCCTGGTGCAGGGCGCCGGCTATATCGCGGTGGAATTCGCCGGCCTGTTCCGCGCGCTGGGGGCCGATGTCACCCTGGTCTATCGCGCCGACAAGGTGCTGCGCGGCTTCGACGGGGAGATCCGCGACCATCTGGAAGCCGAGATGACCCGCGCCGGCATCCACCTCAAGCCGGGACGAACCCTGACCTCCATCGAGGTGATCAACGGCGGCAAGCGGGTCACCCTGTCGGATGGCTCGGTGGTCGAGGTGGACGACGTGATGCTCGCCCTCGGCCGCATTCCCAACACGGCCCATCTGGGCCTCGACACGGTCGGGGTGAAGCTCGACGAAGTGGGCGCCGTGGTGGTGGATGAGACGGGCGCGACCAACGTGCCGTCCATCTATGCGGTGGGCGACGTGACCAACCGCATCAACCTGACCCCGGTCGCCATCCGCGAGGGCCATGCCTTCGCCGACACGGTGTTCGGCAACAAGCCCTGGACCGTGGACCACTCCCTGGTGGCCACCGCGGTCTTCTCCGAGCCGGAGATCGGCACCGTGGGCCTCTCGGAAGAGGCGGCTCGCGCCCTCGGCCGGCCCATCGACATCTACAGCACCTCGTTCCGCCCGCTGAAGGCGACGCTCTCGGGCCGCGAGACCCGCACCTTCATGAAGCTGGTGGTGGACAAGGAGAGCGACGTGGTGCTCGGCTGCCACATCATGGGCGATGCGGCGTCCGAGATGATCCAGCTCGCCGGCGTGGCGCTGGGGCTGAAGGCGAAGAAGGCGGATTTCGACCGCACCGTCGCCGTGCACCCCACCTCCGCCGAGGAACTGGTGACCCTGCGCACGCCCACGCGCAGCGTCTGACCGGGGGGCGGGGTGTCGCCACCGTTCCGATCCCCTTGGGACCGGAACGGATGTGGTGCGGCGCGCTCAGAGCCGGTTGAAATTCACGCCAATTGGCGCTTGCAGCCCTCACCGGGCTTTACCACCGTCATGGCCGGGTTTGACCCGGCCATCCACGGGGATGGGCAGGGAACTCAGCTCCGAGCGGAGCACAAGCGGCTCGGCGTGGATGCCCGGGTCAAGCCCGGGCATGACGAGGGTTATGGCGGGATGCCCTCTCGAATGTCCAAACGGGCGCTCAGAGCCGGCTGAGCAGCTCGGCCTTCTTGGTGCTGAACTCCTGGTCGCTCAGGATGCCCTTGGCGTGGAGATCGGCCAGCTTCTCGATGGCGGAGATCACCTCGTTCTGGCCCAGTGGCGGCAGGGGATTGCCGAAGGTCTGGGGCTGCGGCGCATAGGTCTGCTGCTGCGGGGGGGGCGGCGGCGGATCGTAGACCGGCGGCGGCGGGGCGTAGGCCTGAGCCGGGGCCTGGGGCGCGCCGCTCACGATGGGCAGGTTGGAGACGAACACCGTGCCGTACTGGCTGGTGAAGGTGAGGGAGCCCGAGCCGCCCTGCTGCTGGGAGAAGCCGCCGATCTGGTGGTCGAGGCTGTCATAGACCGTCACCTGACCGTTTAGGTCGATGGCGAGGCGATGCGATCCCGGGAAATAGGCGTAGCGCACCGAGTTCTGCGCGCCGGTGCTGGCCGGCTGGCCAAGATCGGCCGGCCACCAGTTGAAATTGCCCGAGGCGTCCGGAATGAACAGGCTGGACTGGTTGCCTCCCATCCCCATCCCGCCGCCGCTCGACTGCCACTGCCCGCTCCCGGAATAGCCGCCGCCCTGACTCTGGGACTGGAAGCTTCCGCTCTGGGTGAGGCCGGGCTGGTTGGCGACGAGGTTCGACAATTCGCTGCACAGGCCGTCCACGCGGCCCTTCAGGTAATTGTTGAACATGTCCGAGACCATGGTCATCCCGCCGCGCATCCACTGGCCGGATCCGCCGAACTCGGGATGGCTGAACTGGGCCATCGAACCGTTGCCGGCGATCACCGAGAACAGCATGGAGGTGACGGCATCCGGGCTGAAGCCGGTGCGCTGGGAGATGGCGTTGATGGCCGCCTGGCCTTCGGGCGAAAGTTGAGGCATGAGGCTCCTGTTGTCGTTCGAACTGCGGGCGCAAGATCGCGCAAGCGTGTAGGCGCAAGCATTTCTTCTACCACGGCTTGCGGACAGTTCGCCGACAGAATCCGCCACGGCGGGCGGGGCACCCATGCAGCAGGCACGGAGCGGGGAACCGCTCCGGCGCTATGATTAGCCGCCTATTGATTGTGCCCGAACAGCCGACCCTTCTCGGCCCACAGCACGAACACCAGCGCGATGGCGCCGAGCACCATGTAGCCCAGGCTCAGCGGCAGCACCGTGCCGTCGAAGGCGCGGCCCACGAAATAGCCGAGCACGGACGCCATCAGGGTGGTGAAGCCGCCGATGAAGGAGGAGGCGGTTCCGGCCACCGCGCCCAGCGGCTCCATGGCCATGGAATTGAAGTTCGGCACCGTGAGCGCGAACAGGAACTGCCCCGCCCCGACGAGGCCGCAGAACAGGATCAGCGGCGGCTTGCCGCCATAGGCGAGGCTGGCTGCCACCATCAGGGCCCCCACGGTGATGAAGCCGCAGATGCCGCCATGGGACAGCCGCCGCATGCCGATCCGCCGCACCAGCGCGGCGTTGGTGAAGGAGGCCACCGCCATGATGCCCGCCACCGCGGCGAACGCCACCGGGAACAGGTTGCCCAGCTTGTAGACATCGGTCTGGAACACCTGGGAGGCGGAGCCCACATAGGCCATCAGCGATCCCATCATCAGGCCGATGGCCACCGCATAGCCTGCCGCGCGGCGGGTGGTGAGGGTGAGCACCACGGCCTTGCCGATGGCCCGGAACGAGAAGGGGATGCGATATTCTGGATGCAGCGTCTCCGGCATGCGCAGGCCGAACCAGACCAGCAGCGCCACCGCCAGCGTGAGCATGGCGATGAAGATGAGGTGCCAGGAGCCGAAGGCGAGGATCAGGCTGCCCAGCGCCGGCGCCAGGATGGGCACGGTGAGGAACACCATCATGGCCAGTGACATGATGCGCGCCATCTCGCGCCCCTCGAACCGGTCGCGCACGATGGCGATGGCCAGCACCCGGCCCGAGGCCGCGCCCACGCCCTGGATCACGCGCGCGGCGATCAGCACGTTGAAATCCCGTGTGAACAGGGCAATCAGCGTGCCCACCGCATAGATGGCGAGGCCCGCGAACAGGATCGGCCGGCGGCCCACCACGTCGGAGATGGGGCCGTAGAGGAACTGCGCGGAGCCGATGCCTAGCAGGTAGGCATACACCATCACCTGCACGTCATTGGCGTTGGCGAGGGCGAAGTCCTCCCGGATGGCGCCGAAGGCGGGCAAGAGGTTGTCGATGGAGAAGGCCGTCATGCCGATGAGCAGGGCGATGAGGGCGACGAATTCGAGGAACGGCGGCCGGGTGGGCGCCGTCGCCTTCGCCGGGATGGACGCGTTGCGGGGCGCGGGGGCGCGCTCGGGATGGGACATGGAACGCTCTGGCATTGGACGTGTCCCGCAACAGACACGGCTGTGAGGCGCGGCGCGCGGGGAGGGGCGACCGGCAAGGGGGCGGATGGGCCAAGGACACATAGGCGATGGCGCCGGCAAGGAGAAGGGCCGCCGTCCGATGACACCGAACCGTGTTTGCGGCGCGTCCTTTCGGCGCGGCGCGGGTTCGTGTATAAGCCCGCCTTCCGGCCCCGCGAACACAAGAGGAACGCAAGGGCTGGACCCGGTGTCGGACGAGCCGGCCCGGTTTTTGAGAACATGGAGAGTGAAATGGTGACCCGCCCGCAATCCGCTCCCGTCCCTGGCGCCGAGGCTTCTCGCCGCGCCGAAGGCTGGCGTCCGGATAGCTGGCGATTTTATCCCGGCGTGCAGATGCCCAATTATCCGGACAAGGCAGAACTCGCCGAGGTGGAAGCCAAGCTTGCCTCCTACCCGCCCCTCGTCTTCGCCGGCGAGGCGCGCCGCCTGAAGGCGGAGATCGCCAAGGTCGCCCGCGGCGAAGCCTTCCTTTTGCAGGGCGGCGACTGCGCCGAGAGCTTCGACGAGCATTCGGCCGACAACATCCGCGATTTCTTCCGCGTCTTCCTGCAGATGGCGGTGGTGCTCACGTTCGCCGGCGGCTCGCCGGTGGTGAAGGTGGGCCGCATCGCCGGCCAGTTCGCCAAGCCGAGGTCTTCGGATACCGAGACCGAGAATGGCGTGACCCTGCCCAGCTACCGCGGCGACATCGTCAACGACATCGCCTTCACGGAAGCGGCCCGCGTGCCGGATCCGCGCCGGCAGATCGAGGCGTACCGCCAGTCGGCGGCCACCCTCAACCTGCTGCGCGCCTTCGCCAACGGCGGCTATGCCAACCTTGAGAACGCCCACCAGTGGATGCTGGGCTTCGTGAAGGACAGCCCCCAGTCCTCGCGCTACCAGGAACTCGCGAACCGCATCACCGAGGCGCTCGACTTCATGCGCGCCTGCGGGATCAATCCGCAGAGCCACCCGGAAATGCGGACCACGGACTTCTTCACCAGCCACGAGGCGCTGCTGCTCGGCTACGAGCAGGCGCTGACGCGGGTGGATTCCACCTCCGGCGACTGGTACGCCACCTCCGGCCACCTGTTGTGGATCGGCGACCGCACCCGCCAGCCGGACCATGCGCATGTCGAGTATTTCCGCGGCATCCGCAATCCGATCGGCATCAAGTGCGGCCCCTCCATCACCGGGGACGGCCTCATCCGCCTCTTGGACATGCTGCAGCCCGACAATGAGCCGGGCCGCATCACCCTCATCTGCCGCTTCGGCGCCGACAAGGTGGGCGACTACCTGCCGGGCCTGATCCGCGCGGTGGAGAAGGAGGGGCGCGTGGTGGCGTGGTCGTGCGATCCCATGCACGGCAACACCATCAAGGCGGCGTCGGGCTACAAGACCCGGCCGTTCGAGCGCATCCAGTCGGAGATCCGCTCGTTCTTCGACATCCATGCGGCCGAAGGCACCTTCGCCGGCGGCGTGCACCTGGAGATGACGGGCAAGAACGTCACCGAGTGCACCGGCGGCGCCCGCGCCATCTCGGACGAGGACCTGCGCGATCGCTACCACACCTATTGCGATCCGCGCCTCAACGCCGAGCAGGCCATCGAGACCGCCTTCCTGGTGGCCGAGCTGCTGAAGCGCGAGCGCCTCGCCCGCGGCCGCCCGGAGGTGGTGGCGGCGGAGTGATCCGCTTTACTGCAAGGTAGCGGCCGGCGACGGCCATGACGATCGGCGCCCCCGGGAGGATCTCCCGGGGGCGCTTTTTTGTGGGGTGGCGGGGGAGACCTGGCCGGGCCTCTGCGTTGTTACTGGTTTACTGGCGCTTCGGCTTGTCGATGACGAATTCCGTGGCGCCGCCGTCGGCCTTGCCGTCGAACCAGACCAGCACCCGGTAGTGGTTGTCGTCTTCCGCCAGCACCAGCAGGGTTTCGGCTTTCTCGCTGTTGGAAACGCCGGGCAGGGTGCCGAGCGGGCGGGCCGTATCGCCGTCCTTGCCGCTCCACAGCCACACCTGCGCGTCCGGGATCGGGGCGGGGCCGGGCTTCTCGCAATTGTAGGCAGCCGTCCCGCGGGCATCATTGCTCCGCCCGCTGAGAACGAGCACGCCGTCCTTGACCCGCGCCAGATCGCGGATGCCCACATTGTCGCCCAGGGCCAGCGGGCTTGCCTTCGCAGTGAAGGGCTTCCCGGAGAACAACGCCTCCACCTTTGCGCGGACCACGAAGGCGTTGCCAGCGATGCAAGGCCCGCGCAGGCCGAACAGGGCCTCGTCGTCGAGGATGGCGAGGCCCTCCACCGTCACGCCGTTCTCGTCGAGTTTCTTTGGGGCAAACTGCCCGATGTCCGGCAGGTTAGCGATGGCCGGGCCAAGGGTCGCCGCGGACTCGATCTGCGGCGCCACCGTCTCGGCATCGAATGGGAACGTTGGCCGGCCGGTGGCCGAATCCACCGGAAAGCGCAGCACATGGTAACGCGAGGGCTGAAGCTTGCCCTTGCGCGACAGTCCATGGGAGCCGGTGATGTAGAAATAGCCGGGGGCGCCTGCCGCGCGCGGCGCCACATAGGCGACGCCCTCCGCGTCCAGTTCCTTCATCTTCTTGTCGCCGTCGCGCGATGGCAGCAGGCCGATGACCTCCTTCGGGACGATGGTGGTGCCGTCGATCTCGAAGAACTGGGCGAAGCGCCCCTCGTCATTCACCACCAGGCAGCGGTTGGTGTCGGGCACGCAGGCGGCGCCGCTCAGGGCCTCGTTGGCCCTGTTGTCGTTGCCGTCTTCCTGGCGGAAGGGCGGCGGCTTGACTTGCCATGTCTGCTGCGGCGGGCTGACGATGTCCGCAGAGGCGAACTGGGTCGAGAACAACAACAGCCCGACCGATGCCGCGAAGCGCATGATGGCCTCCCGCATAAATAGAACATAGACATAAACTATACTTTGTCGTGTGGTCGCGCCAGCGTCGGCCCAAAAGAAAGGCCCTCCCGGTGGGGAGGGCCGATCTGCATCGTGAGGGGCCGGCGCGCGGCCCGCGGTAGGTGGTTTAAGAGCGCCCCGTCCTACTTCACCAGCGGGCAGCCGCCGTCCTTGAGCGGGCGGAAGGCATCGTTGGCGGGGATGGTGGCGACCACCTCGTAGAGGTCCCACGGGCCCTTGGAGTCGGCCGGTTTCTTCACCTTGAAGAGGTACATGGGGTGGGTGGCGCGACCGTCGATGCGCACTTCGCCCTTGCCGAACAGCGGGTCGTCGATGGGGGTGGCGCGCATCTGCTCCATCACCTTGGGCGCGTCCTTGGTCTTGGCGTCCTTGATGGCGTTGAGATAGTGCAGCGCGCTGGAATACACGCCGGCCTGCGCGCTAGTCGGCATCTTGCCGCCGAACTTCTCGGCGAAGCGCTTGGAGAAGGCGCGGGTGTCGTCGTTGAGGTCCCAGTAGAAGGCCTCGGTGAGCAGCAGGCCCTGCGCGGCGGTCAGCCCCATCGCCTTCACGTCGGAGGAGAAGATCAGCAGCCCGGCCAGCGACTGGCCGCCCTGGGTGATGCCGAACTCGGAAGCCTGCTTGATGGCGTTGATGAGGTCGCCGCCGGCATTGGCGAGGCCGATCACCTTGGCGCCGGAGGACTGCGCCTGCACCAGGAAGGACGAGAAGTCGGTGGCGGAGAGCGGGTGCTTCACGCTGCCGGCGACCTTGCCGCCCGCGGCCTTCACGGCGGCGGCCGCGTCACGCTCCAGCGCCGCGCCGAAGGCATAGTCGGCGGTGATGAAGAACCAGGGCGAGCCGCCCTGCTTGGTGATCGCCGAACCGGTGCCGTTGGCGAGCGCCCAGGTGTCGTAGGTCCAGTGCACGGTGTTGGGCGAGCACTTGGCGCCGGTGAGGTCGGAGGTGCCGCCGCCGGAGACGAGGAAGATCTTGTTCTTCTCCCGCGTCACGTCATTCACCGCCAGCGCCACCGAGGAGGTGGTGACATCCATGATGGCGTCCACCCCGTCCTGGTCGTACCACTTGCGGGCGATGGAGGAGCCGACATCCGGCTTGTTCTGGTGGTCGGCGCCCACCACCTCCACCTTGAAGCCCTTGTTCTTGGCCATGAAGTCCTGGGCCGCCATCTGCGCGGCCACCACCGAGCCGGGCCCGGAAATGTCGGCATAGACGCCGGACATGTCGTTGAGCACGCCGAGCTTGACGGTGGTGTCCTCGGCCCGCGCGGCGCCGGCCATGAGGCCGCAGAGCGCCGCCGCTACCAGCAGCGGTCGCGGATGGAACAGGGCGCGCGGATCGAGCGATCGACGTGACGTCATTTAGGTCTCTCCCTTGTGATTCTTATATTTTCGCCCGGCCTGCGACAGGCCGGCGGCTGGTTCTTATGGTGTTGACGTAAGCACGGGCCGAGGCCGGGGACAATATGGGCACGGCGTCGTGATCGGCCCGGCTGGAGCCGGTCCGAGGGCAACGCCTCAGGCGTTCACCATGCCGGCCACGTCGGTGAAGGCGCCTTCCACCAGTTCCGCCACCAGCAGGCGGGCCGGGTCCACCGGGCCGGGCAGCGTCACCCGGCCGGGGGGCACGCGCTTGAAGCCGAAGCGGGCGTAATAAGGCTCGTCGCCCACCAGCACCACCAGGCGGTGGCCGCCTTCCTGCGCCGCCTTCAGCGCCACCTCCATCAGCCGGGCGCCGATGCCCACCGACTGGAACGGCGGCTCCACCGTGAGCGGGCCGAGCAGCAGCGCCGGCGTGGTGCCGACGCGCACCCGCGTCAGCCGCACCGAGCCCACCAGCATGTTGCCCA belongs to Xanthobacter autotrophicus Py2 and includes:
- a CDS encoding putative ABC branched-chain amino transporter, periplasmic binding protein (KEGG: bbt:BBta_6215 putative ABC branched-chain amino transporter, periplasmic binding protein) encodes the protein MTSRRSLDPRALFHPRPLLVAAALCGLMAGAARAEDTTVKLGVLNDMSGVYADISGPGSVVAAQMAAQDFMAKNKGFKVEVVGADHQNKPDVGSSIARKWYDQDGVDAIMDVTTSSVALAVNDVTREKNKIFLVSGGGTSDLTGAKCSPNTVHWTYDTWALANGTGSAITKQGGSPWFFITADYAFGAALERDAAAAVKAAGGKVAGSVKHPLSATDFSSFLVQAQSSGAKVIGLANAGGDLINAIKQASEFGITQGGQSLAGLLIFSSDVKAMGLTAAQGLLLTEAFYWDLNDDTRAFSKRFAEKFGGKMPTSAQAGVYSSALHYLNAIKDAKTKDAPKVMEQMRATPIDDPLFGKGEVRIDGRATHPMYLFKVKKPADSKGPWDLYEVVATIPANDAFRPLKDGGCPLVK
- a CDS encoding GCN5-related N-acetyltransferase (PFAM: GCN5-related N-acetyltransferase~KEGG: bja:blr2459 acetyltransferase); amino-acid sequence: MTELPLSIAVETAADDHDIDKLHERTFGPGRFARTAFRIREQAPHERALSFTARVGNMLVGSVRLTRVRVGTTPALLLGPLTVEPPFQSVGIGARLMEVALKAAQEGGHRLVVLVGDEPYYARFGFKRVPPGRVTLPGPVDPARLLVAELVEGAFTDVAGMVNA